The following proteins come from a genomic window of Nicotiana tomentosiformis chromosome 12, ASM39032v3, whole genome shotgun sequence:
- the LOC138902547 gene encoding uncharacterized protein, with product MKDLVTKKRSMNFETIKVTHQVSAIVHSMAPTLKYPGAFTIPCTIGSAEFAKALCDIGASINLMTYSVCKTLGIGKPRPTSMRLQMADQTMKRPLGVIEDVLVRVDKFILPVDFIILDCEVDFEVPIILGRSFLATGKALCDVEARELPF from the coding sequence atgaaggatcttgtgacaaagaagcggtcaatgaattttgaaactatcaaagtcactcatcaagtgagtgcaattgtgcattccaTGGCTCCTACGTTGAAATATCCtggtgctttcacaattccttgtacaattggaagtgccgagtttgctaaagctctttgtgatattggggcgagtatcaatttgatgacCTATTCAGTTtgcaagaccttgggaattgggaaaccaagacccacctctatgagattgcaaatggccgatcagaccatgaagagacctttgggagtgattgaagatgtcttggttcgtgttgataaattcattcttccggtaGATTttatcattctagattgtgaagttgattttgaggtgccgattattcttggaagatctttccttgctacagggaaggctctttgtgatgttgaagccagaGAACTCCCATTCTAG